From Trichoderma atroviride chromosome 1, complete sequence, one genomic window encodes:
- a CDS encoding uncharacterized protein (EggNog:ENOG41~TransMembrane:7 (i33-49o77-95i327-346o352-370i440-457o469-486i507-526o)), with amino-acid sequence MEKFHRFKPNCTLPNDVPVGFVNAPNIRTTMQIIWSCFSVILLCTWSILRPNVPPELKTKGLRQAIYKKLFLLSRKVYWAGVMLIAPEFLTTFTTKKMFGTKQNVETLKALTWKKTEWGLPQTILADMGGIVIDFSNVEDRGVNNEKIGLEKSPESRPNHEIPTLSQEVPPEVPPEVPLQREDTMIYNQEAQNSGQEVLGPYLEVIRSPTETESQPLRQPSKAYFITEFERRQSRWLGGCEIPWKRHEPHERIAIKVKEALEKEAVRLHEDLPYWKVQNIASLSGSLWTLDSKQLAIAIAHGVIADLPDIKTAEIDDKNKSDALVKVLAVMQVAWMVIQLCARVYYHHPFAPLELGTVAFSATAIILYIVEWDKPKDINTPFYVKAASASVSKDAFTQIVEAAPFPYMQFPFVQYKHYYMPSVAFHETYGSLKVIDAKSFVVAMITVVSFGGIHLLAWNLQFPTPVEGLLWKISAIMTIACPTLYGSSHLPWLGKNPKDATKVDRMMIKAVVGFTSFFYFFARLFLITECIRSLYYLPRGAYIATWTADFPHLS; translated from the coding sequence atggagaaattTCACCGTTTTAAGCCAAACTGCACTCTTCCTAATGACGTACCCGTTGGCTTCGTCAATGCACCAAACATACGCACAACTATGCAAATCATTTGGAGTTGCTTCAGCGTCATCCTGCTCTGCACCTGGTCCATTCTCCGTCCCAACGTGCCGCCCGAGCTCAAGACCAAGGGATTGCGACAGGCCATTTACAAAAAGCTGTTTCTTTTGTCTCGAAAAGTTTACTGGGCGGGCGTCATGCTTATTGCTCCGGAATTCCTCACTACCTttacgacgaagaagatgtttgGGACGAAACAGAACGTCGAAACATTGAAAGCGCTTACGTGGAAGAAGACTGAGTGGGGTTTGCCGCAGACTATTCTTGCCGATATGGGAGGAATCGTCATTGACTTTTCAAACGTTGAGGATCGAGGTGTCAATAATGAAAAAATCGGATTGGAAAAATCGCCAGAGAGTCGACCAAATCATGAGATTCCAACGCTTAGCCAAGAGGTGCCTCCAGAGGTGCCTCCAGAAGTGCCTCTACAAAGGGAAGATACCATGATATACAATCAAGAAGCTCAGAATTCTGGCCAAGAAGTACTTGGTCCATATCTAGAAGTGATCAGATCACCAACAGAAACCGAATCTCAACCCCTTCGACAGCCTTCTAAAGCCTATTTCATCACAGAATTTGAGCGAAGGCAGAGCCGATGGTTGGGAGGATGTGAAATCCCATGGAAACGGCATGAACCGCACGAAAGAATCGCAATCAAGGTGAAAGAGGCACTTGAGAAGGAGGCAGTTAGACTTCATGAAGATTTGCCATACTGGAAGGTCCAAAATATTGCCTCGCTGTCTGGAAGCTTGTGGACACTGGATTCAAAGCAGCTGGCAATTGCCATCGCCCACGGAGTTATTGCAGACTTGCCAGATATCAAGACGGCAGAAATCGACGACAAGAATAAGTCGGACGCTTTAGTAAAAGTCCTGGCCGTGATGCAAGTCGCCTGGATGGTCATCCAGCTCTGTGCTCGAGTATACTATCATCACCCATTCGCGCCACTGGAGCTCGGCACTGTGGCATTCTCGGCTACGGCAATCATCTTGTACATTGTTGAATGGGACAAGCCAAAGGATATCAACACGCCATTTTATGTTAAGGCCGCTTCAGCGAGCGTTTCCAAAGATGCATTCACACAAATTGTCGAAGCCGCTCCGTTTCCATATATGCAATTTCCATTCGTACAGTACAAGCATTACTACATGCCTAGTGTTGCCTTTCATGAGACATATGGGAGTTTGAAGGTTATTGACGCAAAATCGTTTGTTGTTGCAATGATTACCGTTGTGTCTTTTGGCGGAATTCATCTCCTAGCATGGAATCTCCAGTTTCCAACTCCTGTCGAGGGCTTGCTGTGGAAGATATCCGCCATCATGACTATTGCGTGCCCTACTTTGTACGGCAGCAGTCATTTGCCGTGGCTGGGAAAGAATCCAAAGGACGCAACGAAAGTAGATAGGATGATGATAAAAGCCGTCGTTGGATTTACCTCGTTCTTCTACTTTTTCGCTCGCCTATTCCTGATTACGGAGTGCATTCGGTCGCTGTATTATTTGCCACG
- a CDS encoding uncharacterized protein (EggNog:ENOG41) produces the protein MAPTHAAAIIPQRGGAFIVAERTTPEPGPNELLIEVKAVALNPVDYHQRDTGFPPIPSYPTVIGSDVAGIVAKVGPGVSTGLVPGARVIAFASNFYHDGLPDYGAFQKLVLAQAEGVVALPDNLSFEQGAVFPLAVMTALTAWTTVGISLDTRYTPQNKQAVLIWGGASSVGTFAVQSAKLLGFTVYVTASSHNHEYMKKLGAHAVFDYKDGDVVSKIVRQAQKDGVRLNTAHCVVKDSLQPTLDVLMETKGDAPAKVAHSPTLPQDHPTLDNTTILFNFPPVLSFGGGDTSVRDKHMYQCFNGWLAEGLKSNTVVPSPPIQVEAGGLEGLNSALDKLKAGVSNTKIVVPI, from the coding sequence ATGGCTCCAACCCACGCCGCTGCTATTATCCCTCAAAGGGGTGGCGCATTCATAGTCGCCGAGCGCACCACCCCAGAGCCTGGTCCGAATGAGCTCCTTATTGAAGTCAAGGCCGTGGCCCTGAATCCCGTCGACTATCACCAACGGGACACTGGATTCCCCCCGATTCCCAGTTATCCCACAGTCATCGGATCCGATGTGgctggcatcgtcgccaagGTAGGCCCCGGCGTGTCAACAGGCCTTGTCCCAGGCGCACGAGTTATCGCTTTTGCCTCAAATTTCTACCATGACGGCTTGCCAGACTACGGGGCGTTTCAGAAACTTGTCTTGGCTCAGGCCGAAGGCGTTGTTGCGCTCCCTGACAACCTTTCGTTTGAACAAGGTGCTGTTTTCCCTTTGGCCGTTATGACTGCTTTGACGGCATGGACAACAGTTGGCATCTCGCTCGATACGCGGTATACACCGCAGAATAAACAGGCAGTTTTAATCTGGGGTGGCGCGAGCAGTGTCGGCACTTTTGCTGTCCAATCAGCCAAACTTCTGGGCTTTACCGTTTATGTAACTGCCAGCTCTCACAACCACGAGTACATGAAGAAACTCGGAGCACACGCCGTCTTTGACTAcaaagatggcgatgttgtCTCCAAGATTGTTCGTCAGGCTCAGAAAGATGGCGTTAGGCTCAACACCGCACACTGCGTCGTCAAGGATAGTCTGCAGCCAACGCTGGATGTCCTCATGGAGACCAAAGGCGATGCTCCGGCCAAGGTTGCACACTCTCCTACTCTTCCCCAAGATCACCCCACCCTTGACAATACTACAATCTTGTTCAATTTCCCGCCGGTCTTATCTTTCGGGGGAGGCGATACAAGTGTTAGGGACAAGCATATGTACCAGTGCTTCAATGGATGGCTGGCGGAGGGTCTCAAGTCGAATACAGTTGTTCCTAGTCCGCCTATTCAGGTTGAGGCTGGTGGTTTGGAGGGTTTGAACTCTGCGCTGGATAAACTAAAGGCCGGTGTTAGCAACACTAAGATAGTGGTTCCGATATGA
- a CDS encoding uncharacterized protein (EggNog:ENOG41~TransMembrane:3 (i189-209o215-234i241-258o)) — protein MNDFHLGQSPENLHGQELTDYVDQSIKDEEVFHYFGFEYLHRLNIVSLQNQLIALRESIAAGTCKLDQDPDRLKCLLSDYTNAVRNYNYVRQGQRLSPHETETRKLRLKSKFPSMVLRHRKTRPFESHYYYLQDGNSDSKVEFFRDFLRRHLPRRWTYTKEERHNRLQEYQQGKPPLQISKAVDKTVRLGVSLLAVAALVAPMCIMILNPSMTKSLITSSLFMIAFAVGISFGMKTSNSETLVATATYSAVLVVFVGTNSGSSSGAS, from the exons ATGAATGATTTCCATCTTGGGCAAAGTCCCGAGAATCTCCATGGCCAGGAACTCACAGACTACGTCGATCAGTCaatcaaagatgaagaagtttTCCACTACTTTGGGTTCGAGTACCTGCATCGCCTGAACATTGTCTCTCTGCAGAACCAACTGATTGCGCTGAGAGAGTCAATCGCAGCAGGGACTTGTAAACTCGATCAAGATCCAGATCGGCTGAAATGCCTTCTATCAGACTACA CCAATGCAGTACGAAACTATAACTATGTTCGACAGGGGCAACGATTATCTCCACATGAGACCGAAACGAGGAAGCTGCGCCTCAAATCCAAGTTCCCGTCCATGGTTTTGAGACATCGGAAGACTCGACCCTTTGAGTCTCATTATTACTACCTCCAAGACGGAAATTCGGATTCCAAAGTCGAATTCTTCCGCGACTTTTTGAGAAGGCATCTGCCCCGTAGATGGACGTATACCAAGGAGGAGCGACATAACCGGCTACAAGAGTACCAGCAGGGCAAACCGCCGCTCCAGATATCAAAGGCAGTGGACAAGACTGTGCGTCTGGGAGTGTCCCTCCTCGCAGTCGCAGCGTTAGTGGCTCCCATGTGCATCATGATACTGAACCCGTCGATGACCAAGAGTTTGATCACGTCGTCCCTGTTCATGATAGCTTTTGCGGTCGGCATCTCATTCGGGATGAAGACGTCAAACTCTGAGACTCTTGTGGCTACGGCGACATACTCGGCTGTCCTTGTTGTCTTTGTGGGCACGAATTCGGGGTCTTCGTCGGGGGCATCCTAA
- a CDS encoding uncharacterized protein (TransMembrane:2 (o15-35i47-70o)) translates to MDEVKRDVSDITRSILLATRLVSTSLYIFIACFSIKRLCDVLSIFDCFIILMCLTALVYGSLDVIFPSLFDSTLSSYTNTRFRCDVILCLGFTIASTTLSRAASNETLHESLYWERDMALSEMRRIQSTLSAVVSTFHMGMCIWQPL, encoded by the exons ATGGACGAAGTAAAACGAGATGTCTCGGATATCACAAGATCGATCCTCTTAGCCACACGCTTAGTCTCAACAAGTCTTTACATTTTTATCGCATGCTTTTCTATTAAACGGCTATGCGATGTGCTCAGCATCTTTGattgcttcatcatcttaATG TGTCTGACTGCCTTGGTCTACGGAAGTTTAGACGTCATATTCCCCTCGTTATTCGATTCGACACTTTCCTCGTACACGAATACCAGATTCCGGTGTGATGTTATCCTGTGTCTCGGATTCACAATTGCGTCGACGACACTGAGTAGAGCGGCTTCGAATGAGACTCTGCATGAAAGCTTATACTGGGAGAGGGATATGGCTTTGAGTGAGATGCGGCGTATTCAGTCAACCTTGTCCGCGGTGGTTAG CACATTTCACATGGGCATGTGCATCTGGCAGCCGCTATAA
- a CDS encoding uncharacterized protein (EggNog:ENOG41), whose amino-acid sequence MGSVGPTSAPSKVVKEGRKLACRLCQKRKKKCNRKSPCSMCIKLKVVCQPSTPAPTRKRRQSTKDLFARLAWCEEQLRRTIDDRNQCDECLPSTETSTDGVAERLSEIKSASRAASATVTAKP is encoded by the exons ATGGGCTCCGTCGGCCCAACCAGTGCTCCCAGTAAGGTTGTCAAGGAAGGGAGAAAGCTCGCGTGCCGGCTCTGCCAAAAacggaagaagaaatgcaaTCGAAAGAGTCCATGTTCTATGTGCATCAAG CTCAAGGTTGTCTGCCAGCCAAGCACGCCAGCGCCTACTCGCAAACGCAGGCAGTCAACAAAGGACCTGTTTGCACGGCTGGCATGGTGTGAAgagcagctgcggcgcaCTATTGACGACCGCAATCAGTGCGATGAATGCCTTCCATCAACAGAGACATCCACAGACGGAGTAGCAGAGAGGCTTTCAGAAATCAAATCAGCTTCAAGAGCAGCCTCTGCCACAGTCACGGCCAAACCATAA
- a CDS encoding uncharacterized protein (TransMembrane:11 (o538-558i570-592o646-666i678-697o786-806i1207-1228o1240-1261i1281-1309o1329-1350i1362-1386o1478-1499i)): protein MPSGQPPSSPGGESNAESRAQSTHGSAQTFVEGQQQFSNSNSDSKKDKEAGHSSKEYDGGNDDESDENNSLQEMQRRHSIVQQLARQYTHASGVDIQGQPNSLFGNNDPDSPLNPMSSKFSARTWAKTLSKYATEHGSGFRRTGVAFRNMNVYGFGSETDFQKDVGNVWLSIPDIARQTLSKSGRRRIDILRNLDGYVKSGEMLVVLGPPGSGCSTFLKSIAGETNGIYIDSETEFNYQGISAEEMHHHHRGEAIYTAEVDVHFPMLSVGDTLNFAAMARAPRTLPPGINASQFATHSRDVVMAMYGISHTINTRVGNEYVRGVSGGERKRVTIAEATLSNAPLQCWDNSTRGLDSANAIEFCKTLRLQSDMFGQTSAVSIYQAPQSAYDVFDKVLVLYEGRQIYFGPTDKARDYFINLGFDCPARQTAPDFLTSMTAPSERIVRSGWESRAPRTPDEFATCWKNSNDYKALQAEMDGFNKQHPIGGADAEAFRQHKKSTQAKHQREKSPYTLSYGQQVKLCLWRGWRRLMGDPSLTIFQLLANSIMALIISSLFYNLQQTTGSFYSRAAVIYVAILMNAFSSALEILTQYAQRPIVEKHQRYGFYVPSAEAFSSVLCDMPYKVANSICYNLVIYFMTHLNRTPGAFFFFLLVTFLMVLAMSGIFRSIASLSRTLSQAMVPASILILAMVIFTGFVIPVDYMLGWCRWINYLDPVAYGFEALMINEFSGRQYECDAFVPSALIPGYQNATGVHRACTAVGSIAGQNFVSGDAYINSQYKYFHAHKWRNVGILIAFVLFNHFVYFVATDVIQAKKSKGEVLVFKRGYITASGSKKGDAEASLSGPVPVVEKGTDMSAEGTANIQGSTSVFHWGKVCYDIKIKGEPRRILDHVDGWVKPGTLTALMGVSGAGKTTLLDCLADRVSMGVITGEMLVDGKIRDTSFQRKTGYVQQQDLHLETTTVREALEFSALLRQPESTPRAEKLAYVDEVIKLLDMQEYADAVVGVLGEGLNVEQRKRLTIGVELAAKPPLLLFVDEPTSGLDSQTSWAILDLLEKLSKAGQSILCTIHQPSAMLFQRFDRLLFLAKGGRTVYFGDIGENSSTMTSYFENHGAPKCSPGENPAEWMLQAIGAAPGSTTEVDWHQAWLESAEYQAVQAELQRLKDEGHKTATDIDDKALYAEFAAPFWSQFVVVTQRVFQQIWRTPSYIYSKFTLCVSISLFIGLVFLNAPLTIQGLQNQMFAVFNILTVFGQLVQQQMPHFVTQRSLYEVRERPSKTYSWKVFMLSQIAVEIPWNSLMSLFMFLCVYYPVGFNKNAEPAGQVVERGGLMWLLFWQFLVFTCTFAHACIAITDTAEAGGNLANVLFMMCLLFCGVIASPSSMPGFWVFMYRVSPFTYWVSAVLSTGLANTHVTCSSNELVHLEPPSGQTCGDYLSNFIGAAGGYLKDSNATSDCSYCPIADTNVFLTSVSSSYSHRWRDFGIGMSFIIFNIAASLFLYWLVRMPKKWGKKKE, encoded by the exons ATGCCTTCTGGGcagccgccaagctcgccggGCGGTGAGTCCAACGCAGAGTCCCGTGCCCAGTCAACTCACGGCAGTGCACAGACTTTTGTCGAAGGCCAACAGCAATtttccaactccaactcGGACtcgaagaaggacaaggaggctggccacagcagcaaagagTACGATGGTGGCAACGACGACGAGTCGGACGAGAATAACAGTCTCCAAGAGATGCAGCGGCGCCACAGCAttgtgcagcagctggctcgCCAATATACGCACGCCTCGGGAGTCGATATCCAGGGACAGCCAAACTCGCTGTTTGGAAACAATGACCCCGACTCGCCCCTGAATCCCATGAGCAGCAAGTTCAGCGCTCGCACCTGGGCAAAGACACTCTCCAAGTATGCCACCGAGCACGGGTCTGGCTTCCGCCGCACCGGCGTGGCGTTTCGAAACATGAACGTCTACGGCTTTGGGTCTGAGACGGATTTCCAAAAGGACGTGGGAAATGTCTGGCTGTCGATCCCCGACATTGCTCGCCAGACTCTCAGCAAGTCTGGGCGGCGACGCATCGACATCCTTCGCAACCTCGACGGCTACGTCAAGTCTGGCGAGATGCTTGTCGTGCTTGGACCTCCGGGCTCGGGATGCTCGACCTTTCTTAAGTCGATTGCGGGAGAGACCAACGGCATCTACATTGACAGCGAGACCGAGTTCAACTACCAGGGCATCAGCGCCGAGGAGatgcaccaccaccatcgaGGCGAGGCCATCTACACGGCCGAGGTCGACGTCCACTTCCCGATGCTGTCGGTGGGCGACACGCTCAactttgctgccatggcaCGCGCTCCTCGGACGCTGCCCCCTGGAATCAACGCCAGCCAGTTTGCCACGCATAGTCGCGACGttgtcatggccatgtaCGGCATCAGCCACACCATCAACACCCGCGTGGGCAATGAATATGTCCGCGGCGTGTCTGGCGGAGAACGGAAGCGTGTCACCATTGCCGAGGCTACACTCTCCAATGCTCCTCTCCAGTGCTGGGATAACTCCACTCGAGGCCTTGACTCAGCCAACGCCATTGAGTTTTGCAAGACGCTGCGTCTCCAGTCCGACATGTTTGGCCAGACAAGCGCTGTTTCCATCTATCAGGCACCTCAGAGCGCGTATGATGTCTTTGACAAGGTGCTTGTTCTCTACGAGGGCCGGCAAATCTACTTTGGTCCCACAGACAAGGCTCGAGACTACTTCATCAACCTCGGCTTTGACTGTCCCGCCCGCCAAACAGCGCCTGATTTCTTGACGTCCATGACTGCGCCAAGTGAAAGAATCGTCCGCTCTGGCTGGGAGAGCCGCGCGCCTCGCACCCCTGATGAATTTGCCACTTGCTGGAAGAATAGCAATGACTATAAAGCCCTTCAggctgagatggatggattcaACAAGCAGCATCCCATTGGAGGAGCCGACGCCGAGGCCTTCCGTCAGCACAAAAAGTCGACCCAGGCCAAGCACCAGCGTGAAAAGTCTCCGTATACGCTCTCGTACGGACAGCAGGTCAAGCTCTGTCTgtggcgaggatggcggcgACTGATGGGCGACCCGAGTCTGACTATTTTCCAACTCCTTGCCAACTCCATCATGGCCCTCATTATTTCGTCCCTCTTTTACAATCTCCAGCAAACAACGGGAAGCTTCTACTCGAGAGCCGCGGTCATCTACGTGGCCATCCTGATGAACGCCTTCTCCAGTGCTCTCGAGATCCTGACTCAGTATGCCCAGCGGCCCATTGTCGAAAAGCATCAGCGCTATGGATTCTACGTCCCGTCGGCCGAGGCTTTTTCATCTGTGCTCTGTGATATGCCGTACAAGGTTGCCAATTCGATTTGTTACAACTTGGTTATTTACTTTATGACGCATCTCAATCGTACGCCgggagccttcttctttttcctgctgGTGACATTCCTCATGGTGCTCGCCATGTCTGGAATCTTCCGATCAAT TGCTTCTCTGTCGCGAACCCTATCGCAAGCCATGGTGCCGGCTTCGATTCTGATTCTCGCCATGGTCATCTTCACTGGATTCGTCATCCCTGTGGATTACATGCTTGGATGGTGTCGCTGGATCAACTATCTCGACCCTGTCGCGTATGGATTCGAAGCACTCATGATCAACGAGTTCAGCGGCCGCCAATACGAATGCGACGCGTTTGTCCCAAGCGCTCTCATTCCAGGATACCAAAATGCAACAGGAGTACACAGAGCTTGTACAGCCGTCGGATCCATCGCGGGCCAGAACTTTGTCAGCGGCGATGCCTACATTAACTCGCAGTACAAGTATTTCCACGCTCACAAGTGGCGCAACGTCGGAATCCTGATTGCCTTTGTTCTCTTCAACCACTTTGTGTACTTTGTTGCCACCGATGTCATTCAAGCAAAGAAGTCAAAGGGCGAGGTTCTCGTCTTCAAACGCGGATACATTACGGCTTCAGGCTCCAAGAAGGGCGATGCAGAAGCCTCTTTGTCGGGGCCTGTTCCTGTTGTGGAAAAGGGCACAGACATGTCGGCTGAAGGGACTGCCAATATCCAGGGCTCTACAAGCGTGTTCCACTGGGGCAAAGTATGCTATgacatcaagatcaagggcGAGCCGCGACGAATTCTGGATCATGTTGACGGCTGGGTCAAGCCGGGAACGCTGACAGCTCTGATGGGCGTGTCTGGTGCCGGTAAAACGACGCTCCTCGACTGTTTGGCTGACCGTGTCTCCATGGGAGTCATCACAGGCGAGATGCTTGTCGATGGCAAGATTCGCGACACGTCGTTCCAGCGTAAAACGGGCTACGTCCAACAGCAGGATCTCCATCTAGAGACTACCACCGTTCGTGAAGCCTTGGAGTTCAGTGCCCTGTTGCGACAGCCGGAAAGTACACCGAGAGCCGAGAAGCTTGCATATGTGGACGAGGTCATCAAGTTGCTGGACATGCAAGAATATGCCGATGCAGTCGTCGGCGTGCTTGGCGAGGGTCTCAACGTTGAACAGCGCAAGCGACTCACCATTGGCGTCGAGCTCGCGGCCAAACCACCGCTTTTGCTGTTCGTTGATGAGCCGACTTCCGGTCTTGACTCTCAGACTTCTTGGGCTATTCTAGACTTGTTGGAGAAACTCTCCAAGGCTGGTCAATCCATCCTCTGCACTATCCATCAGCCATCTGCAATGTTGTTCCAGCGCTTCGaccgtcttctcttcctcgcaAAAGGCGGCAGAACTGTGTATTTTGGCGACATTGGCGAAAACTCCTCGACTATGACTTCTTACTTTGAAAACCACGGCGCTCCCAAGTGCTCACCCGGTGAGAATCCTGCTGAGTGGATGCTTCAAGCTATCGGCGCTGCTCCTGGATCTACGACAGAAGTCGACTGGCACCAGGCGTGGCTCGAAAGCGCCGAATATCAGGCTGTCCAGGCGGAGCTTCAGCGCTTAAAGGACGAAGGCCACAAAACCGCGACTGATATTGACGATAAAGCTTTATATGCCGAGTTTGCGGCGCCATTCTGGAGCCAGTTCGTGGTCGTTACTCAGCGCGTGTTCCAGCAGATTTGGAGGACGCCGTCCTACATCTACTCCAAATTCACCCTCTGCGTTTCgatttctctctttattGGACTGGTCTTCCTTAATGCTCCGCTGACTATTCAAGGCTTGCAGAATCAAATGTTTGCCGTTTTCAACATTTTGACTGTTTTCGGTCAGCTCGTGCAACAGCAGATGCCGCACTTCGTTACCCAGCGATCGTTGTATGAAGTGCGCGAGAGGCCCTCCAAGACATATAGCTGGAAGGTCTTTATGCTGTCGCAGATTGCGGTTGAGATTCCCTGGAACTCGCTCATGTCTCTCTTCATGTTCCTCTGCGTCTACTATCCTGTCGGATTCAACAAGAATGCTGAGCCGGCCGGACAAGTCGTTGAGCGAGGCGGCCTCATGTGGCTTCTCTTCTGGCAGTTCCTCGTCTTCACATGTACTTTTGCTCATGCCTGCATTGCCATCACCGACACCGCCGAAGCAGGTGGCAACTTGGCCAACGTCTTGTTCATGATGTGCCTCCTTTTCTGCGGTGTCATTGCCTCTCCGTCGAGCATGCCGGGATTCTGGGTCTTTATGTATCGCGTGTCCCCTTTTACATACTGGGTATCGGCTGTATTGTCCACCGGTCTGGCCAACACTCACGTCACTTGTTCGAGCAACGAGCTTGTGCACCTCGAGCCTCCAAGCGGCCAGACCTGCGGAGACTATCTTTCCAACTTTATTGGTGCGGCGGGAGGATATCTCAAGGATAGCAATGCCACCAGCGACTGCAGTTACTGCCCCATTGCTGACACGAATGTGTTTTTGACCAGCGTCAGCTCAAGCTACTCTCACCGATGGCGCGACTTTGGCATTGGCATGTCGTTTATCATCTTTAACATTGCGGCGTCGCTGTTTTTGTACTGGCTGGTGCGCATGCCGAAGAAgtggggaaagaagaaggagtaG
- a CDS encoding uncharacterized protein (EggNog:ENOG41~MEROPS:MER0033188~CAZy:CE10): MLLELLQHALLGPPSLSKICSPPSDVAGALTGGLHPPNAAEGAVAAAILESSAGEASTSSEDCLTISVQRPHGVEAGAGLPVLFWIFGGGFVAGSTSGFDGTKLIETGVLHSQPFIFVAVNYRVGAWGFMPGKEILEEGSGNAGLLDQRMGLEWVADNIEAFGGDPGKVTVWGESSGAISTFEQLVLYDGDATYKGNDLFRAAIMDSGSITPVDPLDTQKGQDVYDAVKKAAGCDVDDSLACLRGLDNGNFTVAANSVPGIISYQSLALSYLPRPDGTVLTDSPDALAKAGKFHHVPMILGNQEDEGTLFAIFQQDMSTTDKIVNYLSRFYFHTATKQQVTDFVNTYSPEIADGSPYRTFGSFDFFKGRKRIASILGDLVFDLIRRVTLQIVDNVSPELSTWAYFSSYNYDPKYGVLGTAHGSDINVLFKKDNANYPTLSGRTYYINFLHNLDPNNGTRTDLFWPQWSEGHQLLNFEAKSISLKDDDYRNSSYSYMFNHVESLHF, encoded by the coding sequence ATGCTACTGGAGTTGCTGCAGCATGCCCTGCTGGGCCCACCTTCTCTTTCAAAGATCTGTTCCCCCCCCTCTGATGTTGCAGGTGCTCTCACAGGTGGCTTGCACCCACCGAACGCCGCAGAGGGTGCCGTTGCAGCTGCTATACTCGAATCATCTGCTGGCGAAGCTTCCACCTCCAGCGAAGACTGCCTAACCATCAGCGTCCAACGCCCTCACGGCGtcgaggctggtgctggcctGCCCGTGCTTTTCTGGATattcggcggcggcttcgtTGCTGGCAGCACGTCCGGATTTGATGGCACCAAATTGATTGAGACGGGCGTGCTGCATAGCCAGCCATTCATCTTTGTGGCCGTCAACTATCGCGTCGGCGCCTGGGGATTTATGCCCGGCAAGGAAATTCTGGAAGAAGGCAGCGGAAATGCAGGATTGCTTGATCAGCGCATGGGCCTTGAATGGGTTGCAGACAATATTGAggcctttggcggcgatcCCGGCAAAGTCACTGTCTGGGGAGAGTCGTCTGGTGCCATTTCAACGTTTGAGCAGCTAGTCTTGTacgacggcgatgccacGTACAAAGGCAACGATCTCTTCCgtgccgccatcatggatTCCGGATCTATTACCCCTGTTGATCCCCTGGACACGCAGAAAGGCCAAGACGTGTACGATGCCGTTAAGAAAGCAGCCGGCTGTGACGTTGACGACTCGTTGGCCTGCCTTCGCGGCTTGGACAATGGCAACTTCActgttgctgccaattcTGTCCCAGGCATCATATCATACCAGTCTCTTGCTCTCTCGTACCTCCCCAGACCAGATGGCACAGTCTTGACAGATAGCCCGGACGCGCTTGCAAAAGCAGGCAAATTTCACCATGTCCCAATGATCCTCGGCAaccaagaagacgagggcACGCTTTTCGCCATCTTTCAGCAGGATATGAGCACGACTGATAAAATCGTCAACTATCTGTCCCGGTTCTACTTCCATACCGCCACCAAACAGCAAGTCACCGATTTCGTGAACACCTACAGCCCGGAAATCGCAGATGGAAGCCCGTACCGCACATTCGGCTCCTTTGACTTCTTCAAGGGCAGGAAGAGAATTGCTTCCATCCTCGGTGACCTTGTCTTTGACCTGATCCGACGCGTCACGCTTCAGATTGTTGACAACGTCAGCCCAGAGCTGTCAACATGGGCTTACTTTTCTTCGTACAACTACGACCCCAAATACGGCGTCTTGGGCACTGCGCACGGATCCGACATTAACGTGTTGTTTAAAAAGGACAATGCGAACTATCCGACTCTCAGCGGGCGCACGTACTATATCAATTTCTTGCATAATTTGGATCCCAACAATGGCACTCGAACTGACTTGTTTTGGCCGCAGTGGTCGGAGGGACACCAACTTTTGAACTTTGAAGCCAAGAGCATTAGCCTCAAGGACGATGATTACAGGAACAGCAGTTACTCTTATATGTTTAACCACGTTGAGTCGCTGCACTTTTGA